Proteins encoded by one window of Superficieibacter sp. HKU1:
- a CDS encoding ATP-binding cassette domain-containing protein translates to MIELDHLVAGYHRQAITPSLSGIIETGSMTAIVGVNGCGKSTLLKTLAGFIPPVSGTLRWMAGRPTIGWLAQRHALESQFPLTVQDVVSMGAWPRISLLKALDRGVRMRVAAALERVGLSSMARVTIDQLSGGQFQRMLFARVLLQQAPLVMLDESFTGVDEATRRVLMALMTEMNRQGQTLLAVLHDSQRVSDYFPETLHLKAEQAYWGSTQGAAFA, encoded by the coding sequence TCCTTCGTTAAGCGGCATAATTGAAACCGGCAGTATGACCGCCATCGTCGGCGTTAACGGCTGTGGTAAATCGACGCTGTTGAAAACCCTGGCGGGCTTTATCCCTCCCGTCAGCGGCACGCTACGCTGGATGGCCGGGCGGCCGACGATTGGCTGGCTGGCGCAACGTCATGCGCTGGAATCGCAGTTTCCCCTGACCGTACAGGATGTGGTGAGCATGGGTGCCTGGCCGCGTATTTCCTTGCTGAAAGCGCTGGATCGCGGCGTGCGGATGCGCGTTGCGGCCGCGCTGGAACGCGTTGGGCTTTCGTCGATGGCTCGTGTCACCATCGATCAACTCTCCGGCGGGCAGTTTCAGCGTATGTTGTTTGCCCGCGTCCTGCTCCAGCAGGCGCCGCTGGTGATGCTTGACGAATCTTTTACCGGCGTTGATGAAGCAACCCGGCGGGTACTGATGGCGCTGATGACAGAAATGAACCGCCAGGGGCAGACGCTGCTGGCGGTGTTGCACGACAGCCAGCGCGTTAGCGATTATTTCCCTGAAACCCTCCATCTTAAAGCTGAACAGGCGTACTGGGGCAGCACGCAGGGAGCGGCGTTTGCATGA